A single window of Patescibacteria group bacterium DNA harbors:
- a CDS encoding C39 family peptidase: protein MKKKLFISIIIITALLAVLYWYRVPVSDWVKEQFEEPVPDAVSYNDISANTNTKASNENRNTNSANVNLNQVNANVAINIPKTLNLDVPFTSQAPLANWDEIHEDTCEEAALLMVHRFYENKPFEDTQTADNELLALVDFQNVQYGDYKSTSAEETAQLIKDFYHYKRVDVVYDITINDIKQQVAQGKPVILLSAGRELGNPNFKQPGPLYHALVVKGWTETQIITNDPGTRKGHDYVYDPDVLINATHDWNNGDPTNGRRVMIVIYPDN from the coding sequence ATGAAGAAAAAATTATTCATCAGCATAATTATCATCACCGCATTACTCGCCGTACTTTACTGGTACCGCGTGCCGGTTTCTGATTGGGTTAAAGAGCAGTTTGAAGAACCGGTACCTGATGCTGTTTCATATAATGATATTTCAGCCAATACAAACACGAAGGCGTCAAACGAAAACCGAAATACCAATTCTGCTAATGTCAACTTGAATCAAGTAAATGCAAATGTCGCAATTAACATACCAAAAACACTCAATCTCGATGTACCCTTTACTTCACAAGCCCCGCTTGCAAATTGGGATGAAATTCACGAAGACACTTGCGAAGAAGCGGCGCTTTTGATGGTACATCGTTTTTACGAAAACAAACCGTTTGAAGACACTCAAACCGCCGACAATGAGCTGCTCGCGCTGGTAGATTTTCAAAATGTCCAATATGGCGATTATAAAAGTACTTCCGCGGAAGAAACCGCTCAGTTGATCAAAGATTTTTACCATTACAAAAGAGTGGATGTAGTTTATGACATCACAATTAATGACATTAAACAACAAGTTGCTCAAGGAAAACCAGTGATTCTGCTCTCCGCAGGACGCGAGCTTGGCAATCCGAATTTTAAACAACCGGGTCCGCTCTATCACGCGCTGGTGGTTAAAGGCTGGACGGAAACACAGATTATTACCAATGACCCCGGCACCCGCAAAGGACACGACTATGTCTATGATCCGGATGTTCTGATCAATGCCACTCATGATTGGAACAACGGCGACCCAACAAATGGTCGGAGAGTCATGATAGTTATCTATCCAGACAACTAG